The sequence CTCCCCCCCGTCGAAGAGCGCCTTGGCGCGGAACAGCCCGCGCGAAAGGCAGCGGGCGGCGACCCGGTCGTCCCCTTTCAGGTACGCGTTTCGCGAGCTCATCGCCAGCCCGTCCTCCTCGCGGACGATCGGCGCCCCGACGATCTCGATCCCGAAGTCGAGGTCCCGCGTCATCGCCCGGATGACCGCCAGCTGCTGGCAATCCTTCTCCCCGAACACCGCCACGTGCGGCTTCGCCGCGAGGAACAGCTTCGCGACGACCATCCTCGCCGGGGCCGAACTGCGTCGGGTTGACGAAGATCGTCGCCGCCACCGCCCCGCAGCCACGCTCCTTCGCGATCCGCACGAGGCTCACGTGACCCTCGTGGAGGTACCCCATCGTGGGGACCAGCCCGATCCGCACCCCTTCCGCCCGCCGCGCGTCGGCCCACTCCCGCATCGCCGCCGGAGTGCGGAGAAGCTCCATCAGAAGGAGTGCTCCCTGCCCGGAAACGACCCGTCGCGCACCGCCGCCGCGTAGGCGGAGACCGCGTCCGCAACCGGCTTCCGGAGCTCCCCGAACCGCTTCACGAATTTCGGCCGGAACTCGTCGAACAACCCGAGCAGGTCCTGCATCACCAGTACCTGGCCGTCGCACCCCGGCCCCGCCCCGATCCCGACCGTGGGGATCGACAGGGACTGCGTGATCTCCGCGGCGAGCGCCGCGGGGATCCCTTCGAGCAGTAGCGAGAACGCTCCCGCCTCCTGCACCGCCGCGGCGTCGTCCAGCAGCCGTTCCCGCTGCGGATCGGTCTTCCCCTGCACGCGGTAGCCGCCCATCCGGTGGATCGACTGCGGGGTGAGCCCGATGTGCGCCATGACCGGGATGTCCGCGGAGGCGATCGCCCGGATCTTGTCCGACGCGTTGCGCCCCCCTTCGAGCTTCACCGCTTCCGCCCCCGCCTGCAGCAGCCGCCCGGCGTTGCGGACCGCGTCGGCCGTGGAGGCCTGGTACGATAGGAACGGCATGTCGGCCATGAGAAACGCGCGTTTCCGCCCCCGGGCCGCCGCCTCCGTGTGCCGCACCATGTCCTCCATCGTCACGTTCAACGTGTCGGGATGGCCGAGCACCGCCATCCCCAGGGAATCCCCGACGAGGATGATGTCCACCCCGCACTCGTCGAAGATGCGGGAGAACAGCGCATCGTACGCCGTGATCATCACGATCTTCGACCCTTCCGCCTTCATCTTTCCCAGGTCGAGGATGTTGGTCTTCCGCACGATCGTACCCCCCCCGTTCGGCGCAAAAAGAAAACGGCCTTCCGGAACCGTTCCCGGAAGGCCGCGCGATCCGCCCGTGGCCCGCGACGGCCCGGCGCAGGACAAGGCGCCGTGCCACCGCATCCTTAAACGTTTCCGTCTCGGTCCGGTGCTACCTGGATCCCAGCGGTATGTAGTGCTGCGTCCCGCGTTTCACACTCTTGACTTCTCTCACGAGATGTTCAAGGTCGCGGGGGCTTTCCACGAAGTCGATCTCGCTCGTGTTCACCACCAGGAGCGGGGTCTCGTTATAGTGGAAAAAGTATTCGTTATAAGCATCGCTCAATGTTTTCAGGTAGTCAAGGGAGATGTTCCGC is a genomic window of Deltaproteobacteria bacterium containing:
- the panB gene encoding 3-methyl-2-oxobutanoate hydroxymethyltransferase gives rise to the protein MVRKTNILDLGKMKAEGSKIVMITAYDALFSRIFDECGVDIILVGDSLGMAVLGHPDTLNVTMEDMVRHTEAAARGRKRAFLMADMPFLSYQASTADAVRNAGRLLQAGAEAVKLEGGRNASDKIRAIASADIPVMAHIGLTPQSIHRMGGYRVQGKTDPQRERLLDDAAAVQEAGAFSLLLEGIPAALAAEITQSLSIPTVGIGAGPGCDGQVLVMQDLLGLFDEFRPKFVKRFGELRKPVADAVSAYAAAVRDGSFPGREHSF